Below is a window of Humulus lupulus chromosome 2, drHumLupu1.1, whole genome shotgun sequence DNA.
catgtttagttcaaatgacttgttagtaagtccagcactagtttcaaaacacacctggtaatggtccctaattagcagggcattacagtgggccaggtggccaactttatgcttgagattatcattttggAAAGGATCAAAGGAAAGAAAATTAAGTAAACCGCAGATAGGAAGGTTGAGTGAaatgtcttagctagattagctaagggttttgcAATGTCAGGTATGGGTTATtatggtataaggatcagatttggaatccGACGGACATTGGGACTGAtagggagattctagatgaatctcattttactcttttattctcttcatacaggcatcatgacagtgtaccagagtttgaaagctttatattgatggcctgggatggagagggacataatggtatGTGTGGCAAAGCTCCtaacttgttagcaggtcaagatagagtatcagaaactagtaaggctattgtagcctttgagtattttataatggaaataaggaaacatcgcgatgggtttcgcagtggggctgcctaggatagtgggccagtatgagttggaattgggtcattatggaccaataTTCCGAGTGAGTTCATTTCTAttagtaaggacaagtaacacagttGATAAGttttcagatctctatgtgagggaggtagtgcgccttcatggaatttaaggtctatcttattagatgaggactcagtctttacttccaagtcttgaggaAGGTTGCAGAAAGCCAtgaatatatagatggaatttagtATAGTtaattatcctcagactgatggtaaatcagagagtgagttatccaattattggaaaggtaccttatgagatgaggtatgataGAAAATTTTTATCACCTGTTCATTGGAATAAGATGGGTGAGCTATTATATCTGGATCCTACGGTAATTTAGGgaatcattgagattattagaggttagagcttgcatgctcgcttctcagagtaaatggaaaatttATATTGATTTGAAATGCatgaatgtggaattccaagtagaagattgtatcttccttaaaagtatccccatggaaaggggtgaggaaataagggcaagttgagccctagattaatataaccgtttgaatcctggaaaggactggtcaggttgcctttggattggTTTTATCATTGACTTCGTTAACTGCATACTGTGtgttttatattttcatgttgaggacatgggttggaaggaaactcatgagttgagttatgagaatatgGAGATTGAAGCTAAAATTatcctttgaggagtagccagttcagattttaacaaAAAGAATAAAGTTacgaggaacaaagttataccttggatTAAGGTATGTTACAGAGACAATTAGGTCGAGGGGACGAGCTGGGAAAccggaatcagttgtgcggaattcttattccgacCAGTCCAgataattttgaggacgaaatttctgtaaggaggggatagttgtaatgccccaaaatccctaataaggtttatgacttTGATTAAGAGaacgggagggccataattgatttattatattattaaatgattatatgcatgtttatgtgaattttattatgatatgatgataaatgcatgcatatgggtccatttttaattataagggcattttggtaatttggcccgttgagggcgtaattgtgcattttcatgcatgtgggtgaattatgaataataccacattatatgtggatttgttcgagccattcggcatgagacgatctttgaatgcaagttatcggtctggtcataacggggttagtttcagggctcggggtgagtctcggggtaatttggtgattagaacattgccgggaattaaaggataataacatttgagaatattgggagtgatgggaattggaggacgttaattatgattagcaggATTAGatggaaaatgacaattttgcccttcctaggggcatttaggtctttttaccctaaggatagatataaGAGAAGGCTGTGGAAAGTTAAGTAAAAATAGAGCATCTCCTTCAACTTCTTCCTCTTCATCCGtttatcattttctttttcttttcttcttgaattttgaagctaagtttgaggattcaagtgtgggaatcaaggcttgaggttctaggcttgtgttcagccattgaagagggtttaatcttgtccttgaggtaagattcagccatgaaatttatgatttttactctgttttgaagttagttttgagttagaacttttgattatagaattgagtaattggtgtggtttttagtggttcaaagcttgggttttgttgtgggaatgttgattgtgttgtgggAATGCTTGGTttgaatttggagatgtttgagtaagttttggaaggattaaaagagggaaaaaacgaggttttgatgggagaaaacaggggtttttggctgatggctagctagggccgcgacgcttgggaGGCATGCCGCGGCATAGGGTGCGGGAGgttgaggctggcgcctctgtttgggaggcagGCCGCAGCATGGTGTATGtagggtcgtggcccttaagagcatttttggccagaaatgtgtttttgtcatgggaactcaaaccttaggcctcatgatcgtttctactacccggtttagtaggatttgatgtcccagaggctaggccttggtccgggaaccttttattgattgattttatttatggaatcccatatttagttatgaataggtgaccactaagggattaaaggatcgatcgttctcaagggtcgctcatttgctatttctcgctcgaaccagaggtaagaaaagtgcacccagtatgtgatgcatgtaatgcacgagaaacatgtggttagggcatgccatgaatgttgagtatgagattgatcaaagcttgagtctctgtgtttgtgcatgatcctaattatgctagcaattgttaagtaatcACGCTGAATGTAATTATGCTAGatattgttaagtaagcatgttgaatgccctacattcagatatttgacatatgatatatgcctggtagcattgcttacttgtgcgtggcaccgacttactagtcagaatcgacaatggtgtcagaactggctgtgaagctatgacttactagtcaagttcgacagcggtattgagcattggtcgtgtgttattgacctatgagtcaagagtgacataagtgtcatgaacgcagatctaaaaagattagatctaatagacatttgcattgaatgactcattatgagcattaatgccggaccgacctgaagttcgatgaaaactaaaagcgcttgtctagttctatgactagttactcagagttagGGCCAGAAGGTCTAGATGAtcgtatcgtcacatggcaatGGGTatggaacccacactagtgacttcatggtcactcatttgattcATGTTAGTGACTTTCTTactagtcactcatctaagggtgcagatcccatgttagtgacttgcttaccagacactcatctaagggtgcagatcccatgttagtgacttgcttatctgtcactcatctaagggtgtagATCCCATGTATGACTTActcctcagtcactcatttgattagggatataagccccagcatggttatcggaacctcaagtgttaatcactcatctgtttaggcttgacttgatagtcatccatacaggagggcagggcccacaaccatcattattttaacttatttgcatgcgtgattaaggctattattgctaggcatgcacatcatgatttgatgacatgttattactgttcatgagcatattgtgttttcttgctgggcttcggctcacggatgctatgtggtgcaggtaaaggcaaaagaaagatggatcatccttgagttggagagcttaggtgacgatgtgtacatatgcggctgatcgaccgccacggccgagggttgaaagaggaattagggttaaaccttattttttcgcttaggtcgactggttgtaaatattttgttgtaattaacctttaaattatatttttgggatcccaatgcatacagtaaacgtttcagtgaaacattatatcttaaccaaaaaatttaaccctaaatcgctaatcatacttagttacacaattatggccaaatgactcgattagcgagtttagcactgtttaaaatgcacaccgtaacggtccctgaagtttagggcattacacacGCCTTGTTTAGGTCTATGAAATCAATGCAaatcctccacttcccattcttATTTCGAAAGACAACTACATTGGCCAACTAGTCTGGATAATTGACCTCTCTAACTGATCTGATGTCGACGAGCTTTTGAATTTCTTCGTTGATCACTTTGTTACATTCCAGAGAAAACTTCCTTATTTTCTGCTTGACTGGAGGGAAGTCGAGGTCTACCTACAACTTATGCATAACAATGTTAGGGTCTATACCTGTCATATCTTTATGAGACCAAGCGAAGCAGTCATGGTGCGTAATAAGAAATTCAATCATTCTGGCTCGAAGTTCTGGTGTGAGCTTGGCTCCGATTTGAACTTTGTGCTCTGGGAATTCCTTGCTAATGCTCACTTCATCAAGCTCCTCCATGTTAGGCTCATCTGGGGCAATCATTGTATTTGACTGATGTAGTTGCTATAAGGTggattattttttctttcagagTGCTCTAATGATAGTCTCGTGCTCTTTTTTGTGCCCGCAATATCTGCTTTAATCCCCATGGTGTTGAAAATTTGATCACTTGGTGGTATGTGGATGGCACAACTTCCATCTCATGGATCCATGGTTGGCCAAGGATGGCATTGTATGAAGAAGGGCAGTCAACAATAATGAACTTGGTATGGAGGTTTACTCCTTCTGCCCAAACATGCAAGTTGATCTCTCCAATTGAGTGCTTCTGCTCACCACTGAACCCGATAAGGACTGTATATTTTCCGATGATTGTTGACTCATCAACTTTCATGTCCCTGAGAACATTGAGAAATAAAATGTTAGCAGAACTTCCATTATCGATCAATACACGTTTAATGAAACAATTTGCAATATATAATGAAATGACTAAATCATCATGATGAGGGTGGAGCAAATCTGTAGCTTCATCGTTGACAAAGCTGATGGTCTGTCCAGCGACTGTCTCTGGCTTTCTAGGCTTTCCTTGGTTGTTGACTGGTTCACGTGCATGACGTTTAGCTACCGAATATGTAATACCACCAACTTCTAATCCTCCTGAGATCACATTTACGGTCCTTGCATTTTGAGGGGTGCAGGTGGATTTTCTTGTCTTTTGTCCCATTCTGCTATGGTTTCTTTGCCTTTATTAGAAAGGAAATCGCGTAGTTGTCCTCGGCGGAGGAGTCCTGCAACTTCAAACTTGAGTGCTATACATTCAGTTGTGGTGTTTCCGTGATCGCTATGAAATTCACACCATTTGGTCATATCCTTCAGAGCTTCTGGCTTTTGAATCTTTCTAGCCCACTTGACTTTATTTTCCATGCCTTTCATCACAGCAACCATTTTAACATGGTCTATAGTTAGAGTATCCTCCAGAATTGGTGCTTTGTCTTGGTAGTTTCTAAACCTTTGGGATGATTGTCCTCTCTCTTGAAAATCACGAGATCGTTGGGGTGAAGCTCTTCCACCACCTTGAAATGGTCTGGATCTGTTGGTTGGATAAGGTTCAACATGATAAGATGACTTGCGCTCTACTCGTTTTGGACCTCAACTCTCACAAGAATTTGAGTAGTTGGAGATCGATTGCCTGTTAGACTCATATTCCTCCCATTTGATTTGAGCCCGTGCTTTGGCAAGAACATCCTCCATTGTTCTGCAATGATATTTAGTTAGCTCTTTATAAAGGTCAAATTCTACCATAAGGCCTTTTCGAAAGGTTGTGACGGCTGTGTCCACGTTGCAAGCCATAATTGACACCTTCTCAGTATTGAACCTTGCTACATAATCTCTAGAGATTCATCCCTTCTCTGTCTAATTCTATAGAGGTCATCTAATAGTTTCACCAGTTTTCTGCTACTAGCAAACTGCTCTACAAAAACACCAGTCAATTGAGCAAAAGAAGCAATGGAATTCTTAAGCAAGTTTGTATACCACTGAAGGGCTTGGCAAACCAGACTAAACCCAAACTCCTTAGACATACACGCCTCGTGTAACTCGCGAGGTATAGCGGCAGTAAACATCATCTGCTTGTAGCTAGCTATGTGGTCATTGGGATCAATCGTTCCATCATACATTTTCATCAGTGGGAACACAAACTTCTTTGGCATTTCAACTAAGGCAATTGCATCTACAAAGGGTGAATCTGCAAAGCTGCTAGGTAGGCTCTTTTTAATGGGAGTTGGCACCCCTGGAATTTGTTGGATCATGGCCTCCATGTTTTCTAGTTTTCGTGCAATTATTTGTTCAATCAACTCTTCTTAAGTAGGTGCAAAATTCTTTCCTGCATTCACAATAGAGGGTGTTAAATTAATAGTCATATTATTTGGTCCAATAAGGGATTGTTGGTTTTGAGAGCTTTCAGGAGCATTCATGTTGGTCAGGTTGACTGCTGGTGAAATAACTGTTGGAGGAATGGTTGATGATTTGAGTGCTGGAGGAATGGCCGATGAGATGACTGCTGGAGGAATGGCTGATGAAGTCGATTGTGAacccactgtaacgccctacttccttagagtcgttactaagtgggtttaaaacggcttttaactcgctaatcgaggttttaaggcaaaatgTGTAATCAAACCacaaacagagtcataaactttgaaaataacatCATTACTGAAAAATCATAAAATGTTtagcatttgggatcccaaaacattgttcataaatatttacaactcaaaatatactttaAGTCGACTATACGaaaaaatagggttctttacaaacaacttccaaaaatacccctggctgtagCAGCcaagcagaccagacatgtacgcgccgcgtcacactctccatactcatggtcggttgactttctccttgcccttacctgcaccacagagcacccgtgagccgaagcccagcaagaaaactccacataaacagataacatacacATATGAACcacttagcatataaccaatttgtcaacaaactaaacacatacgaccatgccgtctcaggcgctttaccaggccctgagttacggtctacactgtaaggatatcccaggtatcctttagggtcttaccctagcagcttgcactccgcgtgctaaacgctgctcccggccccttgccattccaGGCCTTCGCCGTTTCTGGCCTTCGCCGTTTCCAGCCTTCGCCGTTTCCGgtctttgccgttcccggccgtTGCCATTCCCGacctttgccattcccggccttcaccgttcccggcctttgccgttcacagcccttgccgatcattcacatatatgcatacatatcataattaaaacataacttaaacatatactaacataatcaatgggctacacccaacacataatcatatagggtcgtgccctgcaacataactatggggcctcgccctgctctatgggtacaacagctttcttacctgtgtcccaagcttcttgagcactgaaccctcgagcacggtcctctaatccgagcctcactGAGAATCTAATCACAACACACAAATAACACTCTCAttactaattgattttaaaacatcttcaggaaccaatcccgagctctcgggacctccaggatccccacacaaggtggcgaaagcgttccccgagccccctgggcaaaagcctgaAAACTAAAATTTCCCCCTGCCCAGATCTGGCCTAGCGCAGCAGCActagcccttaagggccgcggcgcccagcgtggctcccttccctgatgcaacctagcgccgcggcgcagaagaacagggccgcgacgccccttcgcaaacctagaaatctgggtttctccaaacgttttccccgagccaaaacacttccaaatcattaccaagacttacctaagtcccaaattcagtTCAAAACCCAAAATAAGCCATCTAACAACTTATAAACATCAACAACAGGCCTAGATACACAATCAAACTCAAGAATCACTTAGtggttcaaaattctcaaaacttaaaccagcccTTCCAAAGTTTAAACTAGCCTTCAAAATCCTTAAACTAAACCAGAAATAACTTTCAAATATGCATGAACTTCATACCTCAAGatggaattcgaccttgagcttcttCTTACTCCAACTCCAAGATAAATCCCTTTGattcccagctgaattctcacaaacaACAAGCTGCAAATTCAGCTTCGACCCTCATTCTCAAATCCTCAAAACAAGCTTAAACTTTAAAGAAAAACCATGGATGAATTTCTTACCTCTGTGATtaacacacccttgagctaaAGCTTGAATTCAATTGCTCTAATCTCAGCCCTAAACCCctttcttgatcccaagagatttgcccTTCCTTCCTTTCCTTCTTGCTTCTTAACTCTTCCGTAACTTTCAGCAAGAGATGGATTTGACTAAGTGTAGAAAACGTGAATAGCTTTCCCACTCATCCATAGTTATCTAAATCccagccaaaagacccatttgcccttccatctaacccatattctaactaatcctcaagggcaactTAGACCTTTCCTATCTTCTTACAAACTTACCATTTTCTCACCtagagtaactatcctcaatggttacccaagctactaaaattccattaaccattaattaaaatccccaactaaatttataatattcccgaaatacccctaggctcctcccgagccgagtatttaatctcgttgtgacttttagcgaaatagctctctaggaccgtctcggaacgtgtatcacaaatatatcaccattatatcgaaaatatcacatatataacatttatgccctcaacaggctaaaattaccattATGCCCCTTACAaccaaatgggcccacatgcatatttaatcacctaaacatgcattctaaccatatattcattaaattcacataaattaatacagtataacaattattgccctccaggaacactaatcaaggctccaagccttattagcaaatttgggtcgctacacccACATTCTGATTGACCGTGTTGGATGTGGTTGTTTGTTGTCCGACCGTGACATTAGTTGCTCCTAATGTTGATGGTTGTCCGGTCACTTGGCTTGATCCTCCTATTGGGGTTGTGTCAAGTGATTGCATTGGAACAATTGGAACTTGGAATCTTCCTCGATTAGCATCTAGTGTTGTCATTGAAGTACTTAATGACTCAAGCTGGGCCTTCAACGCAGCATTCTCCTCCTTGAACGATGGATTTTATCGTTCCATTGCTTAAGTGTGCTTCATGTTCTCTTTCATTTGAGCTGTAAGAGAGGTGAGTTGGTCACAGACATTGCGTTGCTCCACATTGATCTCTCCTTCCTCCATTTGCTCTACCATTGCTCTAGCATTGGTTGATTGAATGGTAAGAGTTGAAACACTTTGCTTAATTGCAACTTGTCAGGGCCCCACGGTGGGTGCCAAATTATAGATGCTGAAATACACAATCAATTGAAGATGATCGTATGCAGGCACCGACAACCTGTAGAACAAAGAAGAGAGAAACCAGGAAACCTTGGGACACCAGAATGGTGCTGGCCGAAGGGACTCCGACGGTCAAGTCAGTAAGTTTGTTAACAATGCAATAATGAAAAGGACAATGAATGACTAAACTAAGTTACCACCtatcttgtaacgacccaaatttgctaatcaggcttagggccttgattagtgtgcctagagggcaataagtgatttaatatgcttatatgtggatttatttgaatatatgattatgatgcatgtttaattgagttaaatgtgcatgtgggccccgtctggatattaggggcataattgtgataaatgagataaatgttgtatatatgtgatatgtctgtacaacacgatccgagatagtcctggggagcggttagccagatgTCACAACAGGGTAGAggttcggactcggggcgagtcgaggggtaatttgggtattagatgagttatggggttatcaggacatgaaaataaatatttggagatatatttgaggatagaatgtctaggcgggaatatttggaaaatttaccatttttccctcgaggacgttttggtaccccgagccttgaggtaaccctttagacttaagacaaataaaacaaaaagggagaatTGTTTAGGAACTTGAGGAAACCGACACATATTTCCTTTGAACTGAAGATAGCTCttgcctctctctctctttcactctctaaggcaaaactcaaagggaactcaaaggaattggttgggaattaaagggatttcagctgggatactctaggaacttgaagcttggggattgaggatcaaacttagggactaagctctgcaaggtaagctttaattactaAGGCTTAGTCTTAAATTTCTGCTGATTATAGGGGATTGCATGTTGGCTATGCTTGATTTATCTTTGGGTGTACTAGGTGAGTTATGGAGCATATTTTAATGGGGTCTTGATGTTGTTTCTGAGCTGGAGTAACTGTGCTGGATATCTGGGAATGCTAGTCAAGTTTTAGGATGAATTGTCTTGGGGAAAGGTTTAGAAAAATgatgtaaaatctgggttcggtgtagAGCATCGCGGCCCGCGTGCGCacacggccatgggaggccgagaggttcatgcgtgccgcggcccgtgtgggggtcagtgaggtgctagcctctgtttcgaggctagccgtggCTCTTGTGAGTGGGGCTGCGGCCCTTAGTGCCAATCTGAGTTTTAAAGGGTATTTAAGTTTGGGAACCTAAAgggtaaggctcgagatggattttatcacccggattgatagaattcaaagacccagaggttagggttatggctcgaagttatttattaaattagaaatttgatggatggacattgttaatgtgttgtgactagggtttcggtgaggctcacgttagaggactgtgctcggggcatcggtgctcagaaagctcggaactcaggcaagaaaacccttgttcccatagagcttgtgtgcagggctgagcccaatgtgtttgaatggaattgatatgcagagtcgagcccaatatgttagaactgcagggTTTATGCtggaattctgtacttgcttgttatattatgtgtgttatTCTAAGAGTGAACGTcaagagtcgggaacggtgtagaccgagaacggcgaggggccaggaacggcgttaggcacgttgagtgcaaggtcgagaacgacaaagggccggaagcagcgttgagcacgtagagtgcgagctgccagggcgaatccctaaaaggatacctgggatatcctcacggcgtggtccgcgaacccagggcttggaaaacgcctgggacggctaggccgtatgtgtttagccattggtggcctgtttatatgcttgacttatgtattgcatatgttatctgtttgtgggttttcttgctgggcttcggctcacagatgctctgtggtgcaggtaagggtaaggaaaagATCAACCAActatgagtacagcaggcgtgaggcggcgtgtacatgtttagccagcctggctgccacagcaagaggattttgggagatgcttgtaaatgaacttgaatTTTTTCGTTTAGCCAACTTAGTACagtttttgtgttgtaaatatttctaaactgtattttgggatcccaggtgtcaaacttttatgatttactatgaaagattactatctctaatgtttttcctttgtttacggcttaattacactgtttgacctaaaacctcgattaacgagttaaaagcacgtttttaaactcacttagtaatggctctaaggaagtagggcgttacaacttggtattagagtgagccaaggttattggttctggagattgaccgaacatgtacacacgcaatcagtgacaggcttaactcagggttggttggtaagattggttgATATGTCTGAAAATGTGTTTGCATACCCTATTTGCATGCCTAAtttgtatagagcatgatgaatgagttaatatatgcatgatgctagggcacggcccgttgtgtgttatatgctatatgagttattatgtgtggattactgatgtgcctgggaggtggttatggatgttgttatcatgcctaatgagcggcgtcgctggttgcaggcatatttgttgagatgcctcgacaatcagctagactccgcggcagtacgGCCGaagatgacaatcagggtcaggaccctccacctgccccacagaactggcaacagatattggccgaaatggaggctagactgcagagaacagaggaagagctacgACAGATGAGGCAGCAGGCTCCGCCTCAGGTTACTAGGCTGCtagtgcagcaggttgcagcgccGGTGCCAGCTCAGTCTGctttggagaataagtgggaacctttgtatgagaggtttaaaAAGCAGCAACATCCTACCTTTGTGGGTGGATCGGACCCACTGCTAGCAGAGtaatggatgaacatgatttctttgatcttagactttatgagggtcaaaggaagtgaaagggttgcttgtgcgagctatatgcttagggatgatgctcgcatctggtgggatgtggtaagtcagcggaggaatgttgcagtcatgatatgggaggaatttaagagtgtctttaatgagaaatactacagtgtggcagtacgagc
It encodes the following:
- the LOC133814272 gene encoding uncharacterized protein LOC133814272, which translates into the protein MACNVDTAVTTFRKGLMVEFDLYKELTKYHCRTMEDVLAKARAQIKWEEYESNRSRPFQGGGRASPQRSRDFQERGQSSQRFRNYQDKAPILEDTLTIDHVKMVAVMKGMENKVKWARKIQKPEALKDMTKWCEFHSDHGNTTTECIALKFEVAGLLRRGQLRDFLSNKGGLEVGGITYSVAKRHAREPVNNQGKPRKPETVAGQTISFVNDEATDLLHPHHDDLVISLYIANCFIKRVLIDNGSSANILFLNVLRDMKVDESTIIGKYTVLIGFSGEQKHSIGEINLHVWAEGVNLHTKFIIVDCPSSYNAILGQPWIHEMEVVPSTYHQVIKFSTPWGLKQILRAQKRARDYH